CCATTAGTAACTTACCCTGCAGCCTGTATCTTGAATTGATTCTCCAATTTTGGGACCTCGACCTGGGTTTTGGAACTCTTCTTTTGGATCTCTTCTTGGACCTGATGCCGCGAGTTTGGACTAAGTGGTGTTTGGACTAGCATTCTGACAGCTAGTTACTCCCTTACTCTACATGCTGTGTCTGTGAGCGGGacagaaatcttgttggtctttaaggtgctactggactccagttTTCTCACTGAAATCAGTGCTCCCACTGTATCATTTGATACCTCCACCTAGTAGCAAAAGTATTTGAATGCGTGAGAACGCATAGGCCAtcgagtagcgatccccaacccgtgggccggggaccacatgtggtctgttgactaattggaggtgggccgcgaaggacgccttctccctcggccccggccccggccccggccccggccccggccccggccccggccccggccccggccccggccccggccctttacttcatcccccccggccctttacaatacacttcgggtgtcattgtctcccatcactcccagatgcagagaaacaagctcagggttcccattgatttgtcattgccatgagttaaaatttccatgaaaataaaatgttccttatgttcattgttgtggcatgtctgtatcttattttgaagggatgttcaaacattaccatagcgtaatgagcgttaggacagtggttgagagtagaggagtaaactacccccccccaccaggcctcagtaaaaggtgttgagtggtccccagtgataaaaaggttggggaccactgccatagagcattAAGAAATTTTGAAATCTGAAATCCAGGGATATAAAGAGAGTACAAATATGCCTTGTACAGTCAAAACATGTTACAGGTAATGGCATGCAGATGTTATTGTCTGTATTATTtacttactgctctgaaaatctgccaTAAATTGTGTGCGTTTAACTGGCCACTGACACCAGTTCTTCTGAAAGAAAAGCACACAACACTTTTCCTGCTTGGTTACATATGAATCATTCTTGAGACAAGCAGCTATGTGTGTCTTATTAACAACTAAAAAATAGCAACCCAATTGAGTGTTTCTTAGATGCAGCCAACGGACAAGTTCTACAAGAATGAAGCAAGTTACGTAAATCTAGGTGGGGTCGATGGGAAATATAAATGGGGCTGCTCATACTGGGGGTTCACAAATCAGGCAGCAGTAAGCAGGGCAGCAATGTTGAATGCACGAAGCGTCCTGGTGACAGGATCCAACCGGGGCATTGGCTTGGAGTTCATCAGACAGCTGCTGGAGAAAAGCAACCGTCCAGAATGGATTTTTGCAACCTGCCGGGACCCAGAAGGACCCCGTGCTCAGGTGAGCCCTAGAGTGGAACTGGGTATAGGAGCCTGACTAAGACAATCTCCCTGAGTGCCAAGGATATGGTATCCAGAAGGACAGAGGTTCAACATATTTTTGTTGAGTTTTGTTATTAAGCTTCTGAACAGCAGGCAGTTGAGAATATTTGCAAGATCTCTTAAGCACCAGCGGTCTGTGTGCAAAGTGAGGTTGAGTCACGGACGATATATGGGGACCtctcgtggggttttcaaggcaagagagggacAGAGGCGGTTTGTCATTGCCCTCGTCTATGCATCAACTCTGGATCTCCCAGGTGTTCTCTCATCCGAGTCCTAACCAGGGTTGACGCAGCTACTCACTCAAATCTAAGAAGTAAGCTGtgagtgactcacaaaagctcctattGAAATATACGCTGTCAGCTTCAACATGCTAATCAGGCTACAACTGATTAGCATGGCTTGCCATCTGCAATCTGTTTGCTGCAGGACACTGGGTCATTTCAATGCAATGGATGCATCCCTTCTGAACAGACTGCACgtcccccttctttccttccacaGTTTCTCAACTAAACCCATTTTCCAGACTTCTTGCATCATGAGCATCTGGACTTGTTTTTCTCTTTAGGAGCTGAGGGACTTGGCTGCCAAGCACCAGGGAATGGAGATCATCCAACTAGGTATGTGCCAAGTGCTCCAGATTTTGACTTCTTCTAATGATGtgaagaggagcagagaatcgGGGCTATTCCGCAAGACTTAAAAACTGAAATTTTTACAGACTCAGATCATTAGACTGCTTGACCAGCAGTGTCTCCTCTACCTGGCAATCACTCTCTCCCAGAAATCTTCCCTATCACTTTAAAACAAAGATTCTAGATTTGAACTCAGCGTATATACACAATAGACTGAGCTGCAGCCCTTCTTGTacacacatgaatctgccttgtaCTGCATCAGACCGTGAGCCCATCAatctcagtattgtctgctcagattgacagtggctctccagagccaGAGGTTTTTTTTATACCACCTCCTTTcagttggagatgctggggattgaacctaggaccttctacatgccaagcagatgctctgccactcagcTACAGCCCCTTCCCTAAAGTCTGTATTAttggctcagactggcagcagctttccagggtctcagatggagatctttCACGTCACTTTCCccttgattcttttagctggagactcCAGGGATGGTACctaggaccttctacatgccaagcagatgctctgccactcagcTACAGCCCCTTCCCTAAAGTCTGAATTAttggctcagactggcagcagctttccaggatctcagatgGAGATCTTTCACGTCACTTTCCccttgattcttttagctggagactcCAGGGATGGTACctaggaccttctacatgccaagcagatgctctgccactcagcTACAGCCCCTTCCCTAAAGTCTGTATTAttggctcagactggcagcagctttccaggatctcagatgGAGATCTTTCACGTCACTTTCCtcttgattcttttagctggagactcCAGGGATGGTACctaggaccttctacatgccaagcagatgctctgccactcagcTACAGCCCCTTCCCTAAAGTCTGTATTAttggctcagactggcagcagctttccagggtctcagatggagatctttCACGTCACTTTCCccttgattcttttagctggagactcCAGGGATGGTACctaggaccttctacatgccaagcagatgatctactGCTGAGCTATGGTCCTTCCCCTAGGAAAACAGGAGTGACATGGGGGGGaaatcccacttttctccttcaCAAAGGATTCAAAGCCCCTGTTGGATCATTCCTACAGAATGCTCCTACAGAGCAGAATTACTCCTAAGTCAATTGAAATCAATGGCGTTGGGCTAGAGTAACTCTGCCGAGGACTGTACAATATTCTTAGGAATGCATTAAGTAGGAGACAAGATTATCTTCCAAACaatcttcttctctcctctttgtTTGTTCCATTCTCTTGGGAAGGGTGGGCGGGGGAGAAGATAAGGTGCTATTGGGTATGGTTTCTAAAAATGTCTATTGATTGCAAAATTATAATATggttcaggggctcatggtaattgtagactgtggacatctggagagccacaagttGGCCACCCCTTATATAGGGAGAGAGGATAGTAGTATGGAGACCCCGATTGCAGGATCTGGGTTGGGCCTGGCTCACTTTTTGGCTTAAACTTCTCTCCACTGTGACAGATGTTAACAAtccatccagcatccaggcagctgCAGAGAGAGTCACAAATCATGTGCGAGGAGCCGGGTTGAATCTCTTGTTCAACAATGCTGGAATTCTAAGGCCAAGCACTCTGGAATCCGAGAAACCAGAAGTCATGGCGGAGGTGTACCAAAACAACGTGATAGGGCCCATGATGGTGAGCCAGGTAAGCATATCCAAGAATTCTGAGGCACCCACTAATTTTAAATAGCCGCTATAGGGCTGAGCCCATAAAAGAACACAACGAAATCATAACTGAGTAGCACCTTCTTCTGTGGCTTCGGCCTAGTCTTTCTCACTGGCCGCGCGGCTGCCCTTccacctttcctctccaggccttcctgcccttgcTGAAGAAGGCGTCTCAGGAAAGCCTCCAAGACGGAATGAGCTGTAGTAAAGCTGCCATAGTCAACGTGTCCAGCGAAGGAGGCTCCATTACAAATCTCCTCGCATGGGACGTATCTCACGTCATTAATTACCGCTGCAGCAAGGTAGGTACGAGGCTGCCGAACAAAGGGTAAAGCGTGGGATCTGCTGGTGTCATTAAGGTTAAGAATAAAGCGTTTTCCCCAAACAAATTGTTTTCTAATCTCTGGCCTGGCAGCTTCAGTGATGTCAAAATGCAGAATGCAAGCTCGTGGGCAAGaagaatggcagcagcagcagttgaattaatggtggtggtggtagtagtagtagtagtagtagtagtagtagtagtagtaaaaattTACTCAACGATACAGAGAAAAGGCTGGTTTGGGACCAAGTATTTGCTGCAATCAAGGAACGTCAAAtaatttctcagccaaggttGCATGCCTCCAGGTGGAGATATTCCCGATTTATAACTCATCTTCAGATTACAATCAGttatttggagggtgggcagtatggaattatacccttggaaggtccctccccaaaccacccacctccatccccaaatatccaggccTTTCTGAATcggaacctggcaaccctcaaCCGTTACTCCTTATTGACTGGCTGCCTTGTCTTAGATCAGTTTGCACCATTAATCTTCTTGTTTCTGGCATGTCCCCTTCCTAGGCCGCTCTGAACATGCTCACCCGCTGCCAGGCCATGGAACTTGCCGTGGACAAGATCCTGTGCGTTGCGTTGCATCCCGGGTGGGTGCAGACGGACATGGGAAATTCAGTGGTAGGTTGCTCTCAGTGCAATTGGGTGTGAATCAAAACTAAATGCATAGTTTGGGCCTGTATCCAAATAGGTGCAAGTTGGCTTCTGCAGCTGCCCGTTGGGCGACAGACATGCATCCTACCAGCTCCTTTTGTCCAGGACTTTCTGATAGGAAACAGTGACAGAAACTGTATCTTTGGTTTCCACTTGATGGTGGCATTTTTCAGCCTTCCAAATCCGCTCCTGTTGCATTATTGGCTTATACAATCCCACATCTGAGTCCTCTCAAAAAGCCACCTAAGTAGACCTCAGTCTATGCTTAGACTATGCATTCCATTAGCGAGTTCTCGTTTTTGGTCTTGTTTATTTGATGTTTGAACTGTCTGGATACCATATACCAGGACAAACTGCAAAAGCTGTGTCCAAAGGAATGGTCCAAAggaatggtctgtccagaggaatgGTTCCATAAGCATAGGAGAACTTTTACAAATGATTCTCGTTTTGCCTGCAGCATACAAGAATGTTGTGGTTCTAGTATAGGTCAAATGTATTCATCTCTATCTtcttcagctctctctctctctctctcaacctctaggagaactgaatcccattcctccacatgctgccagctgggtgaccttgggccagtcataattctcttagggctgttctcgcagagttctctcagccccagggtgttagttgtggggagagaaagggaaaggtgtttgtaagccactctgaaactcctttgggtattaaaaaaaacctagactttcttcttcctcttccctcctccagccctccttttctttttctctccttcatCTTTTCATCTCCTTCTTTTCATTTGCACAGTAAAACACATCTCGTTTATTGCACTTATTCTGCCTCTTCCAGGGTCAACCTCCAATGACCGTGGAAGCCAGTATGCGAGCAATCTTGAACACCCTTGGCCATCTCTCTGAGAAAGACAGTGGCACTTTTGTGAACTGGGAAGGGACAGTCGTGCCTTGGTGAAAGATCGACCAGTCATCTTTGGTTGCTGTGCAGGATGAACATCTCACCCCATGCCTGTGTCACTGCAACCTTCATCTGCAATAAACTTTCCCCTCATTTGCTGAAATCTCTTTTCTCCTACCAGTTGGTCTACGTGCAACAAGTTGGTTGCAAATTAAACACTGTTTCATTAGTGTGAGTGTGTATGTAttgtttattatgttttttaTCCTTCTTTTCAGGCCAGTGTTGCATTCCCCAAACAGATCACGGCaattacaatttttaaagaaaaaggtagctgcagaataaatgcacAGCGGGAAAAGATTGGTGTGTAGGCagacttactgctctgaaaatctggaGTAAGATGTGCATGTGTAACAGGCTTTAGGTCCTGTCTGCCAGCACCCAacacctgcccttcctggctgctTTCTTGACTTGACTattccccagaccaggggtagtcaaactgcggccctccagatgtccatggactccaattcccatgcgcccctgccagcgaatgctggcagggggctcctgggaattggagtccatggacatctggagggccgcagtttgactacccctgtcccagacTGTGGCAGTACCTTCTGTGTTAAGTAGCCTCAATCAGTCTACTataaacttaattttaaaagataatCTGCGCCTAAGGAGATCATCACACAACAACTCTTAATACAACATAGGCTTCTTTTGATGTATCGCCTTCTTGTAGAACTGAATGTATTATTAACCTGCCTGCTTCAGGCATGTCTCCTTTTTAGAGTGCTCTGAATCTGTTCACATCATACCCGTCTCTGGATTCGGTGATGAGATTCTGTTCACTGCAATCGATCCCCAACAGGTGCGGAGGATGTGAGGAATACGTTGATATGTGTTCCATGTCACAACACTTTTTGCCCCACCGCATGCAATCCAAATATTTTTGGCCTTACATCCAAGAAGGGCTAAGAATGAATGATGcattgactctctctctctctttctctctctctcttttggtatTTCCAAACTAGTTTAAATAATCCCTGTTAATTAAAAAGATAAGAATTTGCTCTCTGGGTCAGACCGAAACAATTTAGTTGGATACATCGGTCAAAGGCAATTGAAAGATTTTGGGCCTCCATCCAGCTAAAGCGCAGAAAggataataaattaattaactttttGGGGATTTCCAAAGTAGTTTGGATAATCcccaacaattaaaaacataaacgTTTTCTTCCTGGATCAGATTGAAAGCTACAGTTAGGTCACACTCAACGACAGTGTCATcgatatgaatcatagaatcatagaatcatagaaccatagagttggaaggggccatacaagccatctagtccaaccccatatGCCACATGGGGATGCAAAGAGGCTAGCATTTTTTTCCCTGCATCTTCCCCAAGTCTGTGGGGCCAGATGTGCATTGCCTCTCAGCCTAGCATACCAAACTTCTTGTGTGGATAaactggaggaaaggagaataatgtaagccactatgcgttcccattgaggagaaaggtgggtgaGTATAAATGAAGTTGGCAAATAAATTTGGTACGCTGGGTTTAGATCGGGATCCCAGTTTTCACAGTGTCGTACCTTCAGAGAATGGCACCCATATTTCCTGTGAGCAATGCAGCTTTACAATATGCATGCAACACTGTGGCCCTGAGCAGGTCTCTGATGGAGAAAACTAaactctagattttttttttcctggtagggAAACAAAGGCTCTGAGGGGATTGGTGCTTCAGAAGAGGAAATTCTATCTAAAGTGGCTGATTTTGCCCCTCTGGTGTTTGTCTTTAGGAGAGAACCCTTCAGCCCAACCTAAGATCAATAAAATTCTTGAATTTCAATCAAGGGGAACACGGATTAAGTAACAGGCGCAGCTGTTTCTTGACCTTTTTAACTGTATTGGAAATCCtaatgaaagaaaaggaaaaagagctgtttttttttaatatcccgcttttcactcaccaaaggagtcccagaatggcttacaatcaccttcccttcctccccccacaacagacatcctgggaggtaggtggagaCGAGAGAGCACTTGGAGAACTACTCCACGAGAGCAGTTCTAAGAGAGCcatgactagcccacggtcacgtcgctggctgcatgtgaaggtgtggggtatcaaacccgcctctccaaattagagtcttctgctctttaaccactgtgcCATGAGGAAGCACAGGGCTTTCTCTTTCACCTTTCTCCCTTTGTAGGGTGTGCTAATCAGTCACCCACCTCCAAGATTTGCCAGGGCTTGTCTGGTCTGAAGCTTGCTAAGACTCTATCAAATTTCAGTATCCTTTCTTGAACATAATATCCTGTGTAAACTCT
This region of Paroedura picta isolate Pp20150507F chromosome 14, Ppicta_v3.0, whole genome shotgun sequence genomic DNA includes:
- the LOC143823448 gene encoding C-signal-like, which encodes MLNARSVLVTGSNRGIGLEFIRQLLEKSNRPEWIFATCRDPEGPRAQELRDLAAKHQGMEIIQLDVNNPSSIQAAAERVTNHVRGAGLNLLFNNAGILRPSTLESEKPEVMAEVYQNNVIGPMMVSQAFLPLLKKASQESLQDGMSCSKAAIVNVSSEGGSITNLLAWDVSHVINYRCSKAALNMLTRCQAMELAVDKILCVALHPGWVQTDMGNSVGQPPMTVEASMRAILNTLGHLSEKDSGTFVNWEGTVVPW